A genomic stretch from Flavobacterium nitratireducens includes:
- the pyk gene encoding pyruvate kinase, producing MTTNKKTKIVATLGPACSTRETIKDMVEAGVNVFRINFSHADYNDVKNRIEIIRSLNEEFGYTTAILADLQGPKLRVGVMNDGVVVNDGDLITFTTAEDIIGTAERVFMKYKNFPNDVNPGERILLDDGKLIFEIVSTDKNTEVVAKVIQGGELKSKKGVNLPNTKISLPALTEKDIADAIFAIEQKVDWIALSFVKTPRDLQDLQDLIAEHSKYKIPIVAKIEMPEALENMDKIVAYCDALMVARGDLGVELPAHEVPLVQKDLIRRAKTARIPVIVATQMMETMITSLTPTRAEVNDVANSVMDGADAVMLSGETATGNYPVQVIQKMTQICEAVENSPLIQVPQNTPQIKTNRFITKTICRHAAVMANSIEAKAISTMTNSGYTGFQLSACRPTTAEILVFTSNKRILTQLSLLWGVRTYFYDKEESTDTTVTEINSIAKEKGHVQAGDYIINLASMPIKDKGMVNTLRVSEIS from the coding sequence ATTACTACAAACAAGAAAACTAAAATTGTGGCTACCCTTGGGCCTGCTTGCAGCACAAGAGAAACCATTAAAGATATGGTTGAAGCAGGTGTAAATGTGTTTAGAATTAACTTTTCTCATGCTGATTACAATGATGTAAAAAACAGAATTGAAATCATCAGAAGTCTTAATGAAGAATTTGGATACACTACAGCAATTTTAGCTGATTTACAAGGACCTAAACTTCGTGTTGGAGTAATGAACGACGGTGTGGTTGTTAATGATGGAGACCTAATCACTTTTACTACAGCTGAAGACATTATTGGAACAGCCGAAAGAGTTTTCATGAAATATAAAAACTTTCCTAACGATGTTAATCCAGGAGAAAGAATCTTATTAGATGATGGAAAATTAATTTTCGAAATCGTTTCAACAGATAAAAACACAGAAGTTGTTGCCAAAGTTATTCAAGGTGGTGAATTAAAATCTAAAAAAGGGGTAAACCTTCCTAATACTAAAATCTCTCTTCCTGCTTTGACAGAAAAAGATATTGCTGATGCTATTTTTGCAATTGAGCAAAAAGTAGACTGGATTGCGCTTTCTTTCGTAAAAACACCACGTGATTTACAAGACTTACAAGACTTAATTGCTGAACATTCAAAATACAAAATTCCAATTGTTGCCAAAATCGAAATGCCAGAAGCATTAGAAAACATGGATAAAATTGTAGCGTATTGTGATGCTTTAATGGTTGCTCGTGGTGACCTAGGTGTTGAATTACCAGCGCACGAAGTTCCATTAGTACAAAAAGACTTAATCCGCAGAGCAAAAACAGCTAGAATTCCTGTTATCGTTGCTACACAAATGATGGAGACAATGATTACTAGTTTAACTCCTACTAGAGCTGAAGTAAATGACGTAGCGAACTCAGTAATGGATGGTGCAGATGCTGTAATGCTTTCTGGAGAAACTGCAACTGGAAACTACCCAGTACAAGTAATCCAAAAAATGACTCAAATTTGTGAAGCAGTTGAAAACTCTCCACTTATCCAAGTTCCTCAAAATACGCCACAAATTAAAACGAATCGTTTTATTACAAAAACAATTTGTCGTCATGCAGCGGTTATGGCTAACTCAATCGAAGCTAAAGCCATTTCTACAATGACTAACAGTGGTTATACTGGATTCCAGTTATCAGCTTGTAGACCTACAACTGCTGAAATTTTAGTATTTACTTCAAACAAAAGAATCCTTACACAATTAAGTTTGCTATGGGGAGTTAGAACTTATTTTTACGATAAAGAAGAAAGTACAGATACAACAGTAACCGAAATCAACTCTATCGCTAAAGAAAAAGGACACGTTCAAGCTGGTGATTACATTATAAACCTTGCTTCTATGCCTATTAAAGATAAAGGAATGGTTAACACTTTGAGAGTTTCTGAAATTAGCTAA
- a CDS encoding IPExxxVDY family protein, translated as MKMAVHKLSIDEFDEIDYNLIAIHTSLEDYRLAYFINQKLPINLAKSSDEVHINIKEGETKFSRFYFYDEESTVGWNLVENINEVIQKNNGSTQDLFSDTNEGITTKVYLLPEFKKADYFLKIENADDSIDINKIKTILNTIENITTVYTVETKQIKSKNNLIF; from the coding sequence ATGAAGATGGCTGTTCATAAATTAAGTATTGATGAATTCGATGAAATTGATTACAATCTTATTGCAATTCACACTTCTTTAGAGGATTATAGATTGGCATATTTTATCAATCAAAAACTTCCCATAAATCTAGCTAAAAGCTCAGATGAAGTTCATATCAATATTAAAGAAGGGGAAACAAAATTTTCAAGGTTTTACTTTTATGACGAAGAAAGTACTGTGGGATGGAACTTAGTAGAAAACATTAATGAAGTAATACAAAAAAATAACGGTTCTACCCAAGATTTATTTTCAGATACAAATGAAGGGATTACTACTAAAGTATACCTTTTACCTGAATTTAAAAAAGCAGATTATTTTTTAAAAATTGAGAACGCAGATGATAGCATTGACATAAACAAAATAAAGACAATATTAAATACTATAGAAAACATAACAACGGTATATACTGTTGAAACAAAACAAATAAAATCTAAAAACAATCTAATTTTTTAA
- the rnc gene encoding ribonuclease III — MSIFKKIFTKSRRPQEDGIFFEAIQKILGFAPNELNHYHKAFTHRSSGKTDSNGNPISYERLEFLGDAMLSSVIAAHLFNEVPHGDEGYLTKMRSKIVSREHLNELGKDLDLIRFVDSKVPVQHFGENIHGNIFESLIGAIYLDKGYPFCEKFIQKKVILPYVDIARLEGKVISYKSLIIEWCQKEKRQFHYDIFEDNALDGQRLFGVKLSIDEKVVAKARATSKKKAEEKASQRAYFAFQEKMNKK; from the coding sequence ATGAGTATATTCAAAAAAATATTTACAAAGTCCCGTCGTCCTCAAGAAGACGGGATTTTTTTTGAAGCTATTCAAAAAATTCTAGGCTTTGCTCCTAATGAATTAAATCACTATCACAAAGCATTTACACATCGTTCTTCGGGAAAAACCGATTCTAACGGCAACCCAATAAGCTACGAGCGACTGGAATTTTTAGGAGACGCAATGCTTAGTTCAGTAATAGCAGCACATTTATTTAACGAAGTACCACATGGCGACGAAGGGTATTTAACGAAAATGCGTTCTAAAATTGTAAGTAGAGAACACCTAAATGAATTAGGCAAAGACTTAGATCTTATCCGATTTGTGGACAGCAAGGTTCCAGTACAACATTTTGGTGAAAATATACACGGAAACATCTTTGAATCGCTCATAGGAGCAATCTACCTAGATAAAGGTTATCCATTTTGTGAAAAATTTATTCAAAAAAAAGTAATTCTTCCTTATGTTGATATCGCAAGACTCGAAGGTAAGGTGATTAGCTACAAAAGTTTAATTATCGAATGGTGTCAAAAAGAAAAAAGACAATTCCATTATGATATTTTTGAAGACAATGCACTAGATGGACAACGTTTATTTGGGGTAAAATTAAGCATCGATGAAAAAGTAGTTGCCAAAGCAAGAGCGACCTCTAAAAAGAAAGCTGAAGAAAAAGCTTCTCAAAGAGCCTATTTTGCATTTCAAGAAAAAATGAACAAAAAATAA
- the fabF gene encoding beta-ketoacyl-ACP synthase II, translated as MVLRRVVVTGLGALTPIGNNIEEYWNGLINGVSGAAPITYFDASKFRTQFACELKNFNVEEFIDRKEARKMDRYAQYAMVSSEEAMKDANFDLDKIDKDRAGVIWGSGIGGLETFQIEVLNYAAGDGTPRFNPFFIPKMIGDIACGHISIKYGFRGPNFGTVSACASSTNAIIDAFNYIRLGHADVMVTGGSEAAVTIAGMGGFNAMHALSTRNEDPKTASRPMDKDRDGFVLGEGAGAIILEEYEHAVARGAKIYCEIGGGGMSADAHHITAPHPEGLGAKNVMLNCLRDAGLKPTDVDGVNMHGTSTPLGDMAESKAIEQVFGEHAYTMNLNSTKSMTGHLLGAAGAIETIAAILSIKHGIVPPTINHFTDDEHIDPKLNFTFNVAQKREMNVVMSNTFGFGGHNACVLVKKLGF; from the coding sequence ATGGTATTAAGACGAGTTGTTGTAACAGGTTTAGGTGCACTTACTCCTATTGGAAACAATATTGAAGAGTATTGGAATGGCCTTATTAACGGAGTTAGCGGGGCTGCACCAATAACTTATTTTGATGCTTCAAAATTTAGAACACAATTTGCTTGCGAACTTAAAAACTTCAACGTTGAAGAATTTATCGACCGAAAAGAAGCCCGTAAAATGGACCGTTATGCTCAATACGCCATGGTTTCTTCTGAAGAAGCAATGAAAGACGCAAATTTTGATTTAGACAAAATTGACAAAGATCGTGCAGGAGTAATTTGGGGATCAGGTATTGGAGGTCTGGAAACTTTCCAAATTGAAGTTCTTAATTATGCTGCAGGTGACGGAACACCTCGATTCAACCCTTTCTTTATCCCAAAAATGATTGGAGATATTGCTTGTGGACACATTTCAATTAAATATGGTTTTAGAGGACCAAATTTCGGAACCGTTTCCGCATGCGCTTCTTCTACAAACGCTATTATTGATGCTTTCAACTATATTAGATTAGGTCATGCCGATGTAATGGTAACTGGAGGTTCTGAAGCCGCAGTGACTATTGCTGGTATGGGTGGATTTAACGCTATGCATGCTTTATCTACAAGAAATGAGGACCCAAAAACAGCTTCTAGACCAATGGACAAAGACAGAGATGGATTTGTACTAGGAGAAGGTGCAGGAGCAATCATTCTTGAAGAATACGAACATGCAGTAGCTCGTGGTGCTAAAATTTACTGCGAAATTGGAGGTGGAGGTATGTCTGCCGATGCACACCATATCACTGCTCCACACCCAGAAGGTTTAGGTGCTAAAAATGTTATGCTAAACTGCTTAAGAGATGCTGGTTTAAAACCAACAGATGTTGACGGAGTTAACATGCACGGTACTTCAACACCTCTAGGAGACATGGCAGAAAGTAAAGCAATCGAGCAAGTTTTTGGCGAACACGCCTACACAATGAACTTAAACTCAACTAAATCTATGACAGGTCACCTACTAGGTGCTGCCGGAGCTATTGAGACTATTGCTGCCATTCTTTCTATCAAACACGGAATAGTTCCTCCTACAATTAATCATTTCACTGATGATGAACATATAGATCCAAAGTTAAACTTTACTTTCAACGTTGCTCAAAAAAGAGAGATGAATGTTGTTATGAGTAATACTTTTGGTTTTGGAGGTCATAATGCTTGTGTATTAGTAAAAAAATTAGGATTCTAA
- a CDS encoding acyl carrier protein — MSDIASRVKAIIVDKLGVDENEVVTEASFTNDLGADSLDTVELIMEFEKEFDIQIPDDQAENIATVGQAISYIEEAKK, encoded by the coding sequence ATGTCAGACATTGCATCAAGAGTAAAAGCGATTATCGTAGACAAATTAGGCGTTGACGAAAACGAAGTTGTAACAGAAGCAAGCTTCACTAATGATTTAGGAGCTGACTCATTAGACACTGTTGAGCTTATTATGGAATTCGAAAAAGAATTTGACATCCAAATTCCAGACGATCAAGCTGAAAACATTGCTACTGTTGGTCAAGCTATCTCTTATATCGAAGAAGCAAAAAAATAA
- the purN gene encoding phosphoribosylglycinamide formyltransferase, translating to MKKIVVFASGSGTNAENIIKYFKGSAIGEVVSVFTNNANAKVIDRAKNNAVPVEIFTKTELYESNFVHKINAIKPDLIVLAGFLLKFPDELISAYPDKVINIHPALLPKYGGKGMYGMHVHRAVVENKEKETGISIHYVNEHYDEGAIIFQKSVTVLGTDTAEVVAEKIHELEQKYFPSVIEDILKSKS from the coding sequence ATGAAAAAAATAGTTGTTTTTGCTTCTGGATCTGGGACAAATGCTGAAAATATTATAAAATATTTTAAAGGAAGTGCAATTGGAGAGGTTGTAAGTGTTTTTACCAATAATGCAAATGCGAAGGTGATTGATAGAGCAAAAAATAATGCAGTGCCAGTAGAAATTTTTACAAAGACCGAACTTTATGAAAGTAATTTTGTACATAAAATTAACGCAATCAAGCCTGATTTAATTGTTTTAGCTGGTTTTTTGTTGAAATTTCCAGATGAATTAATCAGTGCTTACCCTGATAAGGTCATAAATATTCATCCAGCATTATTGCCTAAGTATGGTGGTAAAGGGATGTACGGTATGCATGTACATAGAGCTGTAGTGGAAAATAAAGAGAAAGAAACAGGTATTAGTATTCATTATGTAAATGAACATTATGATGAAGGTGCAATAATTTTTCAAAAATCAGTTACTGTTTTAGGGACTGACACCGCAGAAGTGGTTGCGGAAAAAATTCACGAACTAGAACAAAAATATTTTCCTAGTGTAATCGAGGATATACTTAAATCTAAATCGTAA
- the rnhA gene encoding ribonuclease HI: MDYQVHIYTDGAAKGNPGPGGYGIVMELVGSSHRKEFYEGFRYTTNNRMELLAVIVGLEKLKKPNMKVLVVSDSKYVVDSVVKKWVLGWEKKSFAGRKNADLWKRFLVVYRKHLVDFKWIKGHNSHPQNERCDELAVFASSQKNLSIDAFYEKEEGRIL; encoded by the coding sequence TTGGATTATCAAGTACACATATATACAGATGGGGCGGCCAAGGGAAATCCTGGTCCTGGAGGTTATGGGATTGTGATGGAATTAGTAGGTTCTTCTCATCGAAAAGAATTTTATGAGGGTTTTAGGTATACTACAAACAATAGAATGGAATTATTGGCTGTGATTGTAGGTCTTGAGAAATTAAAAAAGCCAAACATGAAGGTGTTAGTTGTTTCAGATTCTAAATATGTGGTTGATTCAGTTGTTAAAAAGTGGGTTTTAGGTTGGGAAAAAAAATCATTCGCTGGACGGAAAAATGCAGATTTGTGGAAGCGTTTTTTAGTTGTGTATAGAAAACATCTTGTTGATTTTAAATGGATAAAAGGTCATAATAGTCATCCTCAAAATGAACGTTGCGATGAACTGGCTGTTTTTGCATCTAGTCAGAAAAACTTATCCATTGATGCATTTTATGAAAAAGAAGAGGGGCGTATTTTGTGA
- a CDS encoding PfkB family carbohydrate kinase — translation MNKLLIVGTVAFDAIETPFGKTDKILGGAGTYIGLSAAFFKLQSAIVSVVGDDFPQEYIDLLIERNIDISGLEVVKGGKTFFWSGRYHNDLNSRDTLDTQLNVLADFQPKVPQNFKNADVVMLGNLHPLVQSGVLDQLESKPKLVVLDTMNFWMDCALPELLDVIKRVDVITINDEEARQLSGEYSLVKAAAKIQEMGPKYVVIKKGEHGALLFHETNVFFAPALPLEEVFDPTGAGDTFAGGFTGFITQSENVSFENMKNAIIYGSNLASFCVEKFGTERMLSLEKEEVVSRLRQFKSLTQFDIEL, via the coding sequence ATGAATAAATTATTGATTGTTGGAACAGTCGCTTTCGACGCAATTGAAACCCCATTTGGGAAAACGGATAAGATCTTAGGTGGTGCTGGAACGTATATTGGTCTTTCTGCGGCTTTTTTTAAACTACAATCAGCCATTGTCTCAGTCGTAGGCGATGATTTTCCACAAGAATACATTGATTTATTGATAGAAAGAAATATTGATATTTCTGGATTAGAAGTTGTGAAAGGTGGAAAAACATTCTTTTGGAGTGGGCGTTATCATAACGATTTGAATTCAAGAGATACTTTAGACACTCAATTAAACGTTTTGGCCGATTTTCAGCCAAAAGTTCCTCAAAATTTTAAAAATGCCGATGTAGTAATGCTAGGAAATTTGCATCCATTAGTGCAAAGTGGTGTTTTAGATCAATTAGAAAGTAAACCAAAATTAGTAGTTTTAGATACTATGAATTTTTGGATGGATTGTGCATTACCTGAATTGTTAGATGTAATTAAAAGAGTAGATGTAATTACAATCAATGATGAAGAAGCAAGACAGCTTTCTGGTGAATATTCACTTGTAAAAGCTGCGGCTAAAATTCAGGAAATGGGACCTAAATATGTGGTGATAAAAAAGGGTGAGCATGGAGCATTGTTATTCCATGAAACCAATGTGTTTTTTGCGCCAGCTTTACCATTAGAGGAAGTTTTTGATCCAACAGGAGCGGGTGATACATTTGCTGGAGGTTTTACTGGATTTATCACTCAAAGTGAGAATGTTTCGTTTGAAAACATGAAAAATGCAATTATTTATGGGTCGAATTTAGCCTCTTTTTGTGTGGAGAAATTTGGAACGGAACGAATGCTTAGTTTAGAGAAAGAAGAAGTTGTGTCTCGATTGAGACAATTTAAATCATTGACACAATTTGATATAGAATTATAA
- a CDS encoding amidophosphoribosyltransferase, whose protein sequence is MSDALKHECGIALVRLLKPLEFYKEKYGSAFYGIQKMYLMMEKQHNRGQDGAGFASIKLDVEPGERYISRVRSNQAQPIQDVFAQINERINEELTANPEYADDVAAQKRNIPYIGELFLGHVRYGTFGKNSIESVHPFLRQSNWMHRNLILAGNFNMTNVKELFQNLVELGQHPKEMADTVTVMEKIGHFLDKEVMQLYQDCKAEGYSKQSASPVIAERLDVAKILARSAKNLDGGYAMAGLLGHGDAFVFRDPAGIRPAYFYQDDEVVVVASERPVIQTVFNVPFDQVNEIDPGSALIIKKNGTVSMKEIVTPTVKKACSFERIYFSRGSDAEIYQERKDLGKLILPAVLEAIDQDTDNTVFSYIPNTAETSFFGLVEAAQDFLNQRKNNYILENRNILTAETLKELLAVKIRTEKVAIKDAKLRTFITADDSRDDLVAHVYDVTYGVIKPEDNLVIIDDSIVRGTTLKKSIIKMMDRLNPKRIVIVSSAPQIRYPDCYGIDMAKLEGLVAFRAALALLKERNMYHIVDEVYAKCKSQEDFKDVDVVNYVTAIYEPFTDQEISNKIAEMLSSPEIKAEVKIIFQTVDDLHVACPKNLGDWYFTGDYPTPGGNRVVNRAFMNFYEGKDARAY, encoded by the coding sequence ATGAGCGACGCTTTAAAACATGAATGTGGAATAGCTTTAGTTAGACTACTTAAACCGCTTGAATTTTACAAAGAAAAGTACGGTTCTGCTTTTTATGGGATACAAAAAATGTATCTGATGATGGAAAAACAGCACAATCGCGGGCAAGATGGAGCTGGTTTTGCAAGTATTAAATTAGATGTTGAGCCAGGGGAAAGATATATTAGTAGAGTGCGTTCTAATCAGGCGCAACCTATTCAGGATGTGTTTGCTCAAATTAATGAGCGTATTAACGAAGAGTTGACTGCAAATCCTGAATATGCTGATGATGTAGCGGCTCAAAAAAGAAATATTCCATACATAGGGGAGTTGTTTTTGGGTCACGTGCGTTATGGTACTTTTGGTAAAAATAGTATCGAAAGTGTACATCCGTTTTTGAGACAAAGTAACTGGATGCATCGAAATCTTATTTTGGCGGGTAACTTTAATATGACTAATGTTAAAGAGCTTTTTCAAAATTTGGTTGAATTAGGTCAGCATCCAAAAGAAATGGCAGATACTGTAACTGTGATGGAAAAAATAGGTCATTTCTTGGATAAAGAAGTAATGCAATTATATCAAGATTGCAAGGCTGAAGGTTATTCTAAACAAAGTGCTTCGCCGGTAATAGCTGAAAGATTAGATGTGGCCAAAATTTTAGCTCGTTCGGCGAAAAATCTCGACGGTGGTTATGCAATGGCTGGTTTATTAGGTCATGGAGATGCATTTGTTTTTAGAGATCCTGCAGGTATTCGTCCGGCATATTTTTATCAAGATGATGAAGTGGTTGTTGTAGCTTCAGAAAGACCAGTTATTCAAACAGTTTTCAATGTTCCTTTTGATCAAGTAAATGAAATTGATCCAGGAAGTGCTTTGATTATTAAGAAGAATGGAACAGTTTCCATGAAAGAAATTGTGACTCCAACTGTAAAAAAAGCATGTTCTTTTGAACGTATTTATTTCTCTAGAGGTAGTGATGCTGAGATTTATCAAGAAAGGAAAGATTTGGGTAAATTAATTTTACCAGCAGTTTTAGAAGCAATTGATCAGGATACTGACAATACGGTTTTCTCTTATATTCCAAATACTGCAGAGACTTCATTTTTTGGATTGGTTGAAGCGGCTCAGGATTTCTTAAATCAAAGAAAGAATAATTATATTTTAGAAAATAGAAATATTTTAACAGCTGAAACTTTAAAGGAATTATTAGCAGTTAAGATTCGTACTGAAAAAGTAGCAATTAAAGATGCTAAATTACGAACTTTCATTACAGCGGATGATAGTCGCGATGATTTAGTGGCTCACGTATACGATGTCACTTATGGCGTGATTAAACCAGAAGATAACTTGGTTATTATTGATGATAGTATTGTAAGAGGAACTACTCTTAAAAAGAGTATCATCAAAATGATGGATCGATTAAATCCAAAACGAATTGTTATTGTATCTTCTGCACCACAGATTCGTTATCCGGATTGTTACGGTATTGATATGGCTAAATTAGAAGGTTTAGTTGCTTTTAGAGCTGCATTGGCTCTCTTGAAAGAAAGAAACATGTATCATATCGTAGATGAAGTTTATGCAAAATGTAAATCGCAAGAAGACTTTAAAGATGTTGATGTAGTAAATTATGTGACGGCAATATATGAGCCTTTTACAGATCAGGAAATTTCAAATAAAATCGCTGAAATGTTAAGTTCTCCAGAAATTAAAGCAGAAGTGAAAATTATTTTTCAAACTGTCGATGATTTACATGTAGCATGTCCTAAAAATCTTGGAGATTGGTATTTTACAGGTGATTATCCTACTCCTGGAGGGAATAGAGTAGTAAACCGAGCTTTTATGAATTTTTATGAAGGTAAGGACGCTAGAGCGTATTAA
- a CDS encoding superoxide dismutase, giving the protein MAFELPKLPYAYDALEPHIDARTMEIHHTKHHNAYTTNLNAAIAGTDMEGKTIENILINIDMSNAAVRNNGGGFYNHNLFWTVMSPNGGGQPTGDLLAAIEDAFGTFEEFKAKFSKAGATQFGSGWAWLCVQKGGKLDVCGTPNQDNPLMPGVGCGGTPILGMDVWEHAYYLNYQNRRPDYIEAFFNVINWTEVARRYALEK; this is encoded by the coding sequence ATGGCTTTTGAATTACCTAAATTACCTTATGCGTATGACGCACTAGAACCACATATTGATGCTCGTACGATGGAAATTCACCACACAAAACATCACAATGCTTACACAACTAACCTTAACGCTGCTATTGCTGGTACAGACATGGAAGGTAAAACCATCGAAAACATATTAATTAACATTGATATGTCTAATGCTGCTGTTCGTAACAACGGTGGAGGTTTTTACAACCACAATCTATTCTGGACAGTTATGTCACCAAATGGAGGTGGACAACCAACAGGTGATTTATTAGCTGCTATCGAAGATGCTTTTGGAACATTTGAAGAATTCAAAGCTAAATTCAGTAAAGCTGGTGCTACTCAATTTGGTTCTGGATGGGCTTGGTTATGTGTTCAAAAAGGTGGAAAATTAGACGTTTGTGGTACTCCAAACCAAGACAACCCATTAATGCCAGGTGTTGGATGCGGTGGAACTCCAATTTTAGGAATGGATGTTTGGGAGCACGCTTACTACTTAAACTATCAAAACAGAAGACCAGATTACATCGAAGCTTTCTTTAATGTAATCAACTGGACTGAAGTTGCTAGAAGATACGCTTTAGAAAAATAA
- a CDS encoding ComF family protein — protein MLQSILNLFFPKTCMGCDSLLTQNEIVICSICRHHIPLTNHHLWKENEAYKKFYGRIPVEHASAFLYFHKKGIVQKLIHNLKYKGQQEIGPLLGEWYADELKETFQNNMDCEIIIVPLHPRKFKERGYNQVSTFAKSLSKQLHFTYNDTILYRKVYSKTQSKKNLLGRTEGIDTVFDVHFSEKDYNKHFILIDDVITTGATLEACSRALLKIPGAKISIICIAMAQS, from the coding sequence ATGTTACAAAGCATTCTAAATCTATTTTTTCCTAAAACTTGTATGGGTTGTGATAGTTTATTGACCCAGAACGAAATCGTGATTTGTAGTATTTGCAGACATCATATTCCATTAACCAATCATCATTTATGGAAAGAAAATGAAGCTTACAAGAAATTCTATGGTCGAATACCAGTGGAACACGCATCTGCTTTTCTTTATTTTCATAAAAAAGGAATCGTTCAAAAACTCATCCACAATCTGAAATATAAAGGACAGCAAGAAATAGGCCCTCTTTTAGGCGAATGGTATGCAGACGAATTAAAAGAAACATTCCAAAACAACATGGATTGCGAAATTATTATTGTTCCATTACATCCTAGAAAATTCAAAGAAAGAGGCTACAATCAAGTTAGTACTTTTGCAAAATCACTTTCAAAACAACTTCATTTTACCTACAACGATACTATCTTGTATCGAAAAGTATATTCGAAAACACAATCCAAAAAAAATCTATTAGGAAGAACCGAAGGCATAGACACTGTTTTTGATGTGCATTTTTCCGAGAAAGATTATAACAAACATTTCATACTTATTGATGATGTTATTACAACTGGAGCAACTCTTGAGGCCTGTTCGAGAGCGCTACTAAAAATCCCTGGTGCAAAAATTAGCATTATTTGCATAGCCATGGCACAATCGTAA